A single region of the Grus americana isolate bGruAme1 chromosome 3, bGruAme1.mat, whole genome shotgun sequence genome encodes:
- the LOC129204575 gene encoding outer dense fiber protein 3-like gives MAKAEKGEALLLLPGRFRTGPLSGKPFGNSSALAVGFVATSNTDGAYVGTWRPHRPRGPILAQFTSPGPKYSIPGTTGYLAHNPTKTKAPAYTLRGAKPPMTDSSSPGPRYYVQPSITRHGKHTAPAQHICGLPKVKTEITPGPSDYSTDKADKHLYQCAPVQSMAFRHKALKTNQSPGPGTYTLPRLVGPNTAYTHASPCYSMKGRSKHNGFAEDLSKTPGPAAFPKVELDIYKKKAPMYTMGTKSGLGGEKTVKPGPADYCLGKVTLTRPQAPAPTFGLRHSLYTTPLISLIEL, from the exons ATGGCCAAGGCCGAGAAAGGTgaagcactgctgctcctcccagggAGGTTTCGCACCGGGCCTCTGTCAGGGAAGCCCTTCGgtaactcttctgctcttgccgtAGGCTTTGTAGCCACCTCCAACACGGACGGAGCCTACGTGGGCACCTGGAGACCTCATCGCCCACGAGGTCCCATCCTGGCGCAGTTCACCAGCCCGGGACCCAAATACTCAATCCCTGGGACAACAG GATACCTGGCTCACaatcccaccaaaaccaaagcccctgcATACACATTGCGAGGGGCCAAACCACCCATGACAGACAGCTCGTCTCCGGGTCCTCGGTACTATGTCCAGCCCTCCATCACCAGGCATGGGAAGCACACGGCTCCAGCACAGCACATTTGCGGACTTCCCAAGGTGAAGACAGAGATCACCCCTGGACCAA GCGACTACTCCACCGACAAGGCCGACAAACACCTCTACCAGTGCGCGCCGGTGCAGTCCATGGCCTTCCGGCACAAGGCTCTCAAAACCAACCAATCTCCAG GTCCTGGCACCTACACCCTGCCTCGGCTGGTGGGACCCAACACAGCCTACACCCACGCCAGCCCGTGCTACTCCATGAAAGGGAGGAGTAAGCACAATGGCTTTGCTGAAGACCTCTCCAAG ACGCCAGGTCCTGCTGCGTTCCCCAAAGTGGAACTGGACATCTACAAAAAGAAGGCTCCCATGTACACAATGGGAACCAAAAGTGGACTTGGAGGCGAGAAAACAGTGAAGCCAGGGCCAGCAGACTACTGCCTGGGAAAG gtgACGCTGACCAGGCCCCAGGCACCTGCTCCCACTTTTGGACTCCGTCATTCCCTCTACACCACTCCTCTAATATCTTTGATAGAACTCTAA
- the LOC129204576 gene encoding outer dense fiber protein 3-like → MAKAEKGEALLLLPGRFRTGPLSGKPFGNSSALAVGFVATSNTDGAYVGTWRPHRPRGPILAQFTSPGPKYSIPGTTGYLAHNPTKTKAPAYTLRGAKPPMTDSSSPGPRYYVQPSITRHGKHTAPAQHICGLPKVKTEITPGPSDYSTDKADKHLYQCAPVQSMAFRHKALKTNQSPGPGTYTLPRLVGPNTAYTHASPCYSMKGRSKHNGFAEDLSKTPGPAAFPKVELDIYKKKAPMYTMGTKSGLGGEKTVKPGPADYCLGKVTLTRPQAPAPTFGLRHSLYTTPLISLIEL, encoded by the exons ATGGCCAAGGCCGAGAAAGGTgaagcactgctgctcctcccagggAGGTTTCGCACCGGGCCTCTGTCAGGGAAGCCCTTCGgtaactcttctgctcttgccgtAGGCTTTGTAGCCACCTCCAACACGGACGGAGCCTACGTGGGCACCTGGAGACCTCATCGCCCACGAGGTCCCATCCTGGCGCAGTTCACCAGCCCGGGACCCAAATACTCAATCCCTGGGACAACAG GATACCTGGCTCACaatcccaccaaaaccaaagcccctgcATACACATTGCGAGGGGCCAAACCACCCATGACAGACAGCTCGTCTCCGGGTCCTCGGTACTATGTCCAGCCCTCCATCACCAGGCATGGGAAGCACACGGCTCCAGCACAGCACATTTGCGGACTTCCCAAGGTGAAGACAGAGATCACCCCTGGACCAA GCGACTACTCCACCGACAAGGCCGACAAACACCTCTACCAGTGCGCGCCGGTGCAGTCCATGGCCTTCCGGCACAAGGCTCTCAAAACCAACCAATCTCCAG GTCCTGGCACCTACACCCTGCCTCGGCTGGTGGGACCCAACACAGCCTACACCCACGCCAGCCCGTGCTACTCCATGAAAGGGAGGAGTAAGCACAATGGCTTTGCTGAAGACCTCTCCAAG ACGCCAGGTCCTGCTGCATTCCCCAAAGTGGAACTGGACATCTACAAAAAGAAGGCTCCCATGTACACAATGGGAACCAAAAGTGGACTTGGAGGCGAGAAAACAGTGAAGCCAGGGCCAGCAGACTACTGCCTGGGAAAG gtgACGCTGACCAGGCCCCAGGCACCTGCTCCCACTTTTGGACTCCGTCATTCCCTCTACACCACTCCTCTAATATCTTTGATAGAACTCTAA